The Phyllopteryx taeniolatus isolate TA_2022b chromosome 9, UOR_Ptae_1.2, whole genome shotgun sequence genome contains a region encoding:
- the LOC133483939 gene encoding 14-3-3 protein beta/alpha-1-like, producing the protein MDRSELVQKAKLAEQAERYDDMAAAMKQVTEQNKDLTNEERNLLSVAYKNVVGARRSSWRVISSIEQKTEGNEKKQQMARDYRLKIELELQEICHDVLNLLDNFLIVNAKPAESKVFYLKMKGDYFRYLSEVAAGDDKKETVSNSQQAYQFAFDISKTDMQSTHPIRLGLALNFSVFYYEILNSPEQACSLAKQAFDEAIAELDSLNEESYKDSTLIMQLLRDNLTLWTSENQGDEVEAGEGEN; encoded by the exons ATGGAcaggagcgagctggtccagaAAGCAAAGCTGGCCGAGCAGGCCGAGCGCTACGACGACATGGCGGCCGCCATGAAGCAGGTGACGGAGCAGAACAAGGATCTGACCAACGAGGAGCGCAACCTGCTGTCCGTGGCCTACAAGAACGTG GTGGGCGCTCGCCGCTCGTCCTGGCGCGTCATCTCCAGCATCGAGCAGAAGACCGAGGGCAATGAGAAGAAGCAGCAGATGGCTCGTGACTACCGCCTCAAGATCGAGCTTGAGCTCCAGGAGATCTGCCACGATGTGCTG AACCTTCTGGACAATTTCCTCATCGTCAACGCGAAGCCGGCAGAGAGCAAAGTGTTCTACCTCAAAATGAAAGGAGACTACTTCAGATACCTGTCGGAGGTGGCGGCCGGCGACGACAAGAAGG AAACGGTGAGCAACTCGCAGCAAGCGTACCAGTTTGCGTTTGACATCAGCAAGACGGACATGCAGTCCACACATCCCATCCGACTCGGCCTGGCCCTCAACTTCTCCGTCTTCTACTACGAGATCCTCAACTCACCGGAGCAGGCCTGTTCTCTGGCCAAGCAG GCTTTCGACGAGGCCATCGCCGAGCTCGACAGCTTGAACGAGGAGTCGTACAAAGACAGCACGCTGATCATGCAGCTACTAAGGGACAACCTGACT CTGTGGACATCAGAAAACCAGGGTGACGAGGTGGAGGCCGGCGAGGGCGAGAACTAG